A genomic stretch from Desulfurellaceae bacterium includes:
- a CDS encoding cyclase family protein: MPDKPVDHTEILKDAPKNWGRWGADDEVGCLNFLTDQEVLRGIQAVKQGKTFMLGVPVARPQGDPLHPIRAQPIRTQTNDEGSYISGRAQPFPGGLKYSDDVIVMFPQGTTQYDALGHAWYGDKLYNGYDPKMTIGALQKCSIEPIADRGVIGHGILIDAARYKGKKHLERGEGVSLDDLLGAADKQGVRIEKHDIVVLHTGWLNRFYEEGQDAFFPDGEFDEPGLEYSKELVEWFHDMEIASISADTVGCEQAINPETGGLGLLHAALLCNLGVIFNEIVWLKDLADHCEQDKQYTFLFAGAPLKLVGGCGSPVNPIAIK, translated from the coding sequence ATGCCAGACAAACCCGTTGACCATACCGAGATACTCAAAGACGCACCCAAGAACTGGGGCCGCTGGGGGGCCGATGACGAAGTCGGCTGTCTCAACTTTCTGACCGACCAGGAGGTCTTGCGCGGCATCCAGGCGGTCAAACAGGGCAAGACCTTCATGCTCGGCGTCCCGGTCGCCCGGCCCCAGGGCGATCCCCTGCACCCTATCCGCGCCCAACCGATCCGCACCCAGACCAATGACGAGGGCTCGTACATCAGCGGCCGGGCCCAGCCCTTCCCCGGCGGGCTCAAGTACTCCGACGACGTGATCGTCATGTTTCCCCAGGGCACGACCCAGTACGACGCCCTGGGCCACGCCTGGTACGGGGACAAGCTGTATAACGGCTACGATCCCAAAATGACGATCGGCGCGCTGCAAAAGTGCTCCATCGAGCCGATTGCCGACCGGGGTGTGATCGGCCACGGCATCCTGATCGACGCCGCCCGCTACAAGGGTAAAAAGCACCTGGAGCGGGGCGAGGGGGTGAGCCTCGACGACCTGCTCGGAGCGGCTGACAAACAGGGCGTGCGGATCGAAAAGCACGACATCGTCGTCCTGCACACCGGCTGGCTCAACCGCTTCTACGAGGAGGGTCAGGACGCCTTTTTTCCCGATGGCGAGTTTGACGAACCCGGCCTGGAGTACAGCAAGGAGCTGGTCGAGTGGTTTCACGACATGGAGATCGCCTCCATCAGCGCCGACACGGTCGGCTGCGAGCAGGCCATCAACCCCGAGACCGGCGGGCTGGGGCTGCTGCACGCCGCCCTGCTGTGCAACCTGGGGGTGATCTTCAACGAAATCGTGTGGCTCAAAGACCTGGCCGACCACTGCGAGCAGGACAAGCAGTACACCTTCCTGTTTGCCGGCGCCCCGCTCAAGCTGGTCGGCGGCTGCGGCTCGCCGGTCAATCCGATCGCCATCAAGTAG